The region GTCCGGATGGGACGGACCCAGCGTCTTCACCTCAAGGAGGTGTACGCCGCGGCTGATCGCGTCGGCCTCGATGGCCGCCAGCATCGTGGTTCCGACGCCGGAGCCGTGAGCTGCGCGGTCCACCACGGTGAGGTGGATCTCGGCCACATGCGGAAAGTGCCGATCGACCAGGGTCACTCCGATGACGGAACCGCCGACGTCGCGCACGGTCCAGGTTTCCTTGGTTCGGGCAGCGTCGATGTACTCGGCATTCGAGTCCGGCTGCCCGAACCATTCGGGCACGGTGGCGAGCAGGCGGGCGACGTCGTCGGGCACGGGGTGGTCCTGGGCCGCAGTCCAGGACGTGTCTCTGTGTTCTCCCTGTGCCGTGGAGTCGACACCGCCACCCTGCCGATCATGCCTAGGCAAT is a window of Arthrobacter sp. zg-Y1171 DNA encoding:
- a CDS encoding GNAT family N-acetyltransferase, with protein sequence MPDDVARLLATVPEWFGQPDSNAEYIDAARTKETWTVRDVGGSVIGVTLVDRHFPHVAEIHLTVVDRAAHGSGVGTTMLAAIEADAISRGVHLLEVKTLGPSHPDSGYARTRHFYEKRGFLPLEETDLWGEATPCLIMVKPLAPVT